aaatatcaaaataaggGCATCTTTCATCTCTCTATCATTAACTATTCGGTGAAGTGCTGTTCTTGCTTCATCTATACGGACGAGATCAGCACAATCCACCACAAATATTAAGCCCTGGGTCCCATTGTAATAGTGACGCCATAATGGCCTAATCTTATCTTGTCCACCAACGTCCTGAAATAATTGACCAATAAGGTTACAGAGAGAGAAGTATTTTAATTAGTAAATGGAAAAAGAAACGTATTAGTAGTAGTGTGATTTTGTATGCAACTGACTGTTGctaagctacatgtatgtaactttagtcataaatagttgtaacacttcacTAGAACAGCAAGTGAGGTGCATCAAAGCTATAAATAACATAACCCTCCTCCCTCCTCCCCCCTCCCTTCAATGTTGCGAGTGTTTGTTTTTCTGAACTACAATGTAGtttaaggaaaggttacgtttatacaaacgttggccgtgtagcacttatattttaaacagagttaactgaatagagggtaatgtgaagtgctagatttctatcccatatgaaccatgtgagcgttagccctactgatggaaatgggcccacacaaggacagagaaaaactctgaccagggtgggaattgaacctacgaccttcgggttagatctccgccgctctaccgactgagctacaaggtcagacgggagcaggccgtgggaactgaagatgttaaagtcacggcaatgaacatgtacaagtacaaggaaaggttacgtttatgcaaacgttggccgtgtagcacttatattttaaacagagttaactgaatagagggtaatgtgaagtgctagatttctatcccatatctcgcggagatctaacccgaaggtcgtgggttcaattcccaccctggtcagagtttttctctgtccttgtgtgggcccatttccatcagtagggctaacgctcacatggttcatatgggatagaaatctagcacttcacattaccctctattcagttaactctgtttaaaatataagtgctacacggccaacgtttgtataaacgtaacctttccttgtacttgtacatgttcattgccgtgactttaacattttcagttcccacggcctgctcccgtctgaccttgtagctcagtcggtagagcggcggagatctaacccgaaggtcgtgggttcaattcccaccctggtcagagtttttctctgtccttgtgtgagtccatttccatcagtagggctaatgctcacagcacttcacattaccctctattcagttaactctgtttaaaatataagtgctacacgccaacgtttgtataaacgtaacctttccttgtacttgtacatgttcattgccgtgactttaacattttcagttcccacggcctgctcccgtctgaccttgtagctcagtcggtagagcggcggagatctaacccgaaggtcgtgggttcaattcccaccctggtcagagtttttctctgtccttgtgtgggcccatttccatcagtagggctaacgctcacatggttcatatgggatagaaatctagcacttcacattaccctctattcagttaactctgtttacaATGTAGTTTAATTGTGCAAAACTATTGTAGTAATTACTATGTGTAAGCACAATTTGTAGAAATCACAAAAGCGCCTTTCTTACGCTTATTTGCAACGGTACACCATGGCGATCTGTTCATTGCTGAATAATTTCAGTAAACTGTAAAAAATTTACTGacaacggatcaccatggtgtaccgtcgagattttgacaaaaaaaggtGCCTAAAGGTTTTCAATTGACACAGTCTCTTGTGTTTGCGTTTACGCTTGCGCTTGTCCTTGAGTCGCTTGGGAAAACCAGGGATGACCAAACGCTTCATAAATTATATATAGTCTGGTTAAATGCCCAAGGCTCCTCAAGTAAGCAGGAGCAGAAAACTAAATACCCAATGACAAGGAAAAATATGGATGATGCTGGTATGGTGCGAAAACTCACTtgaattattataattaaattCTACACTTATCATAGGAGCACATTCACTAGAAATACAAAGATATACAAAAGAAGCTTACCCAGACATtgaatttgacatttttgtaTGAAACAGTCTCCACATTAAAACCTACTGTTGGTATAGTTGTGACTGATTGGCCAAGTTTCAGTTTGTATAAAATTGCTGATGTCAAGTTAAGAACAATACGTTTAAGAGTGTTGTAGCTTATACTGATTGGGTTTTCCCCAATGACGAGTAAACTTGTCTGGCattaaaagttttgaaaattaattttggaaATGTGgtgacatgaatttgtgaataaattaatggaataaGAGGTGTTCATTGATTCTGTGAGGATAGAGTGTACCTACAATgtagttgaaagatgaatttttacTCAAGATCTTTGCAGCTTTTAGTGTTCTTGTGGTGTAGAGATAGGCTACAAATTGTCATGtcgtggtgggagtgattaggaagattaaaatggtgCAAACTGGTTTTGACGcatctgtgtttttttttctacatttcGTAGGTGTTTGTGAAATCAATGActgcctctcattccattaatttattcacaaatacATGTCATCACATtaccaccaatggcaaagctcctccatacccaataaaaaccaacaacacccaacccaattcctctattcgctgtGACGAAGTGCTAACACTTGAAACGTCAGCCttccaaatctttcatggtGGTAATTCAATCTTGATCAACTagtttgataaaacaaaattttcatgtttcactctcccaccgacacagcaccgcagtttctttacaaactagaaattaatttcatcatctggcattagacagtgcAAAATCCATAGGTGGCCAATTCAGGAGGAAAAGGGTTAATCAGGGCTCCCAAGCTgtctataattataattataataattactataAAAAAGATACTAGTTTTTCCTGCAGCATCCAGACCCAACATCAGAATTCTCATTTCTTTGTTACCA
The Montipora capricornis isolate CH-2021 chromosome 10, ASM3666992v2, whole genome shotgun sequence genome window above contains:
- the LOC138019194 gene encoding ADP-ribosylation factor 6-like, whose translation is MGKLLSKIFGNKEMRILMLGLDAAGKTTILYKLKLGQSVTTIPTVGFNVETVSYKNVKFNVWDVGGQDKIRPLWRHYYNGTQGLIFVVDCADLVRIDEARTALHRIVNDREMKDALILIFANLQDLPNAIKPHEIQERLHLTKLRDRNWYVQPSCATSGDGLYDGLTWLCSNHRH